In Pseudophryne corroboree isolate aPseCor3 chromosome 3, aPseCor3.hap2, whole genome shotgun sequence, a genomic segment contains:
- the LOC135055139 gene encoding glutamic acid-rich protein-like isoform X1, which translates to MAHSCSAVRYLMKTESLLPPVSGALDLFNFGICKGGRRHGSGTNPRVRPVFRLPLELMVSSSLRSKSILHAGEHTPKNAIHCDVAKVHQEIPKNSQNSAKCEQEPSEPSKSQNEYMKDQSQRSQEESSKHNEDELCKLHQKKLPAKKKDFFNLHQNESAKNQEESTKHHEIEITKQHHDEPSKLQQDQTCKQHEEPAKHQQDNMDSIHAKHQQDKTSEHHEEPSKHQQDETCKHHKEPAKHQQDESFKHIKEPAKHQQDETTKKHEEPSNHQQIESSKHHEKPFNHQQDEISKHHEEPSKHQQDETSKHHEEPSKYQQDETSKHHEEPSKHQQDETCKHHKDPAKHQQDETSKHREEPSKYQQIESSKHHEKPSNHQQDEISKHHEEPFKHQQDETSKHHEEPSKHQQDETSKHHKEPAKHQQDESSKQHKEPANHQQDNTTKIHEEPSNHQHIETSKYHEEPSKHQQDETCKHRKESAKHQQDEASKHHEETSKHQQDETSKCCAEPSKNQPDEICKLHEDPSKHQQVETSKHHEQLFKHQQDETSKHHKEPAKHQQDETSKHHEETSNHQQDETSKHHEEPSKHQQDETSKHKHGELPQIKVQEWSEIPQIEPPKLHEEVLHTHHQVEPHKHQINETYKHQEDLSKDHKVKTPKHSQEEPVRAHQREPSMPHQVESSQDHQVESSKAHQVEPPRHHHGEHSSQQVDSSKSHSVSEHKPLKAIKDSHKDSSPAASHPAHLKDRKK; encoded by the exons atggcgcacagctgcagtgctgtgcgctaccttatgaagactgaaagtcttctgccgcctgtttctggagctctggacctcttcaacttcggcatctgcaaggggggtcggcggcacggctccgggacgaaccccagggtgagacctgtgttccgactccctctggagctaatggtgtccagtagcctaagaagcaaatccatcctgcacgcag GAGAGCACACACCAAAAAATGCCATTCACTGTGATGTAGCCAAAGTCCACCAAGAAATTCCTAAGAACAGCCAAAATTCTGCAAAGTGTGAACAAGAACCCAGTGAGCCATCCAAATCTCAAAATGAATACATGAAAGACCAATCACAGAGAAGTCAAGAAGAATCATCCAAACACAATGAAGATGAATTAtgcaaactacaccaaaaaaagctgCCAGCcaagaaaaaagatttttttaacctTCACCAGAATGAATCTGCTAAAAATCAAGAAGAATCCACCAAGCACCATGAAATAGAAATTACCAAGCAGCACCACGACGAACCTTCCAAGCTCCAACAGGATCAAACTTGTAAACAGCATGAGGAACCTGCCAAGCACCAACAGGATAACATGGATAGTATCCATGCCAAGCACCAACAGGATAAAACTTCTGAACACCATGAGGAACCTTCCAAGCACCAACAGGATGAAACTTGTAAACACCATAAGGAACCAGCCAAGCACCAACAGGATGAATCTTTTAAACACATTAAGGAACCAGCCAAACACCAACAGGATGAAACTACTAAAAAACATGAGGAACCTTCCAACCACCAACAGATTGAAAGTTCTAAACACCATGAGAAACCTTTCAACCACCAACAGGATGAAATTTCTAAACACCATGAAGAACCTTCCAAGCACCAACAGGATGAAACTTCTAAACACCATGAAGAACCTTCCAAGTACCAACAGGATGAAACTTCCAAACACCATGAGGAACCTTCCAAGCACCAACAGGATGAAACTTGTAAACACCATAAAGACCCAGCCAAGCACCAACAGGATGAAACTTCTAAACACCGTGAAGAACCTTCCAAGTACCAACAGATTGAAAGTTCTAAACACCATGAGAAACCTTCCAACCATCAACAGGATGAAATTTCTAAACACCACGAGGAACCTTTCAAGCACCAACAGGATGAAACTTCTAAACACCATGAGGAACCTTCCAAGCACCAACAGGATGAAACTTCTAAACACCATAAAGAACCAGCCAAACACCAACAGGATGAATCTTCTAAACAGCATAAGGAACCAGCCAACCACCAACAGGATAACACTACTAAAATCCATGAGGAACCTTCCAACCACCAACATATTGAAACTTCTAAATACCATGAGGAACCTTCCAAGCACCAACAGGATGAAACTTGTAAACACCGTAAGGAATCAGCCAAACACCAACAGGATGAAGCTTCTAAACACCATGAGGAAACTTCTAAGCACCAACAGGATGAAACTTCTAAATGCTGTGCGGAACCTTCCAAGAACCAACCGGATGAAATTTGTAAACTCCATGAGGATCCTTCTAAGCACCAACAGGTTGAAACTTCTAAACACCATGAGCAACTTTTCAAGCACCAACAGGATGAAACTTCAAAACACCATAAGGAACCAGCTAAGCACCAACAGGATGAAACTTCTAAACACCATGAGGAAACTTCCAATCACCAACAGGATGAAACTTCTAAACACCATGAGGAACCTTCTAAGCACCAACAGGATGAAACGTCAAAGCACAAACATGGAGAACTCCCCCAAATTAAAGTACAGGAATGGTCAGAAATTCCCCAAATTGAACCTCCTAAGCTACACGAAGAAGTACTTCATACCCACCACCAGGTAGAACCACACAAACACCAAATAAATGAAACTTACAAACACCAAGAAGACCTTTCCAAAGACCACAAAGTAAAAACTCCCAAGCACAGTCAAGAGGAACCTGTCAGGGCACACCAAAGGGAGCCTTCTATGCCTCACCAAGTAGAATCTTCCCAGGACCACCAAGTGGAATCTTCAAAGGCTCACCAAGTGGAACCTCCGAGGCATCACCATGGGGAGCATTCAAGCCAACAAGTTGATTCTTCCAAGTCTCATTCCGTGAGTGAACATAAACCCCTGAAAGCTATTAAAG ATTCCCACAAGGATTCCTCGCCTGCAGCCAGTCACCCAGCACATTTGAAAGATAGAAAAAAGTGA
- the LOC135055139 gene encoding glutamic acid-rich protein-like isoform X2: MSDTKDNQNQCEKDNKAGEHTPKNAIHCDVAKVHQEIPKNSQNSAKCEQEPSEPSKSQNEYMKDQSQRSQEESSKHNEDELCKLHQKKLPAKKKDFFNLHQNESAKNQEESTKHHEIEITKQHHDEPSKLQQDQTCKQHEEPAKHQQDNMDSIHAKHQQDKTSEHHEEPSKHQQDETCKHHKEPAKHQQDESFKHIKEPAKHQQDETTKKHEEPSNHQQIESSKHHEKPFNHQQDEISKHHEEPSKHQQDETSKHHEEPSKYQQDETSKHHEEPSKHQQDETCKHHKDPAKHQQDETSKHREEPSKYQQIESSKHHEKPSNHQQDEISKHHEEPFKHQQDETSKHHEEPSKHQQDETSKHHKEPAKHQQDESSKQHKEPANHQQDNTTKIHEEPSNHQHIETSKYHEEPSKHQQDETCKHRKESAKHQQDEASKHHEETSKHQQDETSKCCAEPSKNQPDEICKLHEDPSKHQQVETSKHHEQLFKHQQDETSKHHKEPAKHQQDETSKHHEETSNHQQDETSKHHEEPSKHQQDETSKHKHGELPQIKVQEWSEIPQIEPPKLHEEVLHTHHQVEPHKHQINETYKHQEDLSKDHKVKTPKHSQEEPVRAHQREPSMPHQVESSQDHQVESSKAHQVEPPRHHHGEHSSQQVDSSKSHSVSEHKPLKAIKDSHKDSSPAASHPAHLKDRKK, translated from the exons ATGTCGGATACAAAAGACAACCAGAATCAATGTGAAAAGGATAACAAGGCTG GAGAGCACACACCAAAAAATGCCATTCACTGTGATGTAGCCAAAGTCCACCAAGAAATTCCTAAGAACAGCCAAAATTCTGCAAAGTGTGAACAAGAACCCAGTGAGCCATCCAAATCTCAAAATGAATACATGAAAGACCAATCACAGAGAAGTCAAGAAGAATCATCCAAACACAATGAAGATGAATTAtgcaaactacaccaaaaaaagctgCCAGCcaagaaaaaagatttttttaacctTCACCAGAATGAATCTGCTAAAAATCAAGAAGAATCCACCAAGCACCATGAAATAGAAATTACCAAGCAGCACCACGACGAACCTTCCAAGCTCCAACAGGATCAAACTTGTAAACAGCATGAGGAACCTGCCAAGCACCAACAGGATAACATGGATAGTATCCATGCCAAGCACCAACAGGATAAAACTTCTGAACACCATGAGGAACCTTCCAAGCACCAACAGGATGAAACTTGTAAACACCATAAGGAACCAGCCAAGCACCAACAGGATGAATCTTTTAAACACATTAAGGAACCAGCCAAACACCAACAGGATGAAACTACTAAAAAACATGAGGAACCTTCCAACCACCAACAGATTGAAAGTTCTAAACACCATGAGAAACCTTTCAACCACCAACAGGATGAAATTTCTAAACACCATGAAGAACCTTCCAAGCACCAACAGGATGAAACTTCTAAACACCATGAAGAACCTTCCAAGTACCAACAGGATGAAACTTCCAAACACCATGAGGAACCTTCCAAGCACCAACAGGATGAAACTTGTAAACACCATAAAGACCCAGCCAAGCACCAACAGGATGAAACTTCTAAACACCGTGAAGAACCTTCCAAGTACCAACAGATTGAAAGTTCTAAACACCATGAGAAACCTTCCAACCATCAACAGGATGAAATTTCTAAACACCACGAGGAACCTTTCAAGCACCAACAGGATGAAACTTCTAAACACCATGAGGAACCTTCCAAGCACCAACAGGATGAAACTTCTAAACACCATAAAGAACCAGCCAAACACCAACAGGATGAATCTTCTAAACAGCATAAGGAACCAGCCAACCACCAACAGGATAACACTACTAAAATCCATGAGGAACCTTCCAACCACCAACATATTGAAACTTCTAAATACCATGAGGAACCTTCCAAGCACCAACAGGATGAAACTTGTAAACACCGTAAGGAATCAGCCAAACACCAACAGGATGAAGCTTCTAAACACCATGAGGAAACTTCTAAGCACCAACAGGATGAAACTTCTAAATGCTGTGCGGAACCTTCCAAGAACCAACCGGATGAAATTTGTAAACTCCATGAGGATCCTTCTAAGCACCAACAGGTTGAAACTTCTAAACACCATGAGCAACTTTTCAAGCACCAACAGGATGAAACTTCAAAACACCATAAGGAACCAGCTAAGCACCAACAGGATGAAACTTCTAAACACCATGAGGAAACTTCCAATCACCAACAGGATGAAACTTCTAAACACCATGAGGAACCTTCTAAGCACCAACAGGATGAAACGTCAAAGCACAAACATGGAGAACTCCCCCAAATTAAAGTACAGGAATGGTCAGAAATTCCCCAAATTGAACCTCCTAAGCTACACGAAGAAGTACTTCATACCCACCACCAGGTAGAACCACACAAACACCAAATAAATGAAACTTACAAACACCAAGAAGACCTTTCCAAAGACCACAAAGTAAAAACTCCCAAGCACAGTCAAGAGGAACCTGTCAGGGCACACCAAAGGGAGCCTTCTATGCCTCACCAAGTAGAATCTTCCCAGGACCACCAAGTGGAATCTTCAAAGGCTCACCAAGTGGAACCTCCGAGGCATCACCATGGGGAGCATTCAAGCCAACAAGTTGATTCTTCCAAGTCTCATTCCGTGAGTGAACATAAACCCCTGAAAGCTATTAAAG ATTCCCACAAGGATTCCTCGCCTGCAGCCAGTCACCCAGCACATTTGAAAGATAGAAAAAAGTGA